In one window of Nicotiana tabacum cultivar K326 chromosome 12, ASM71507v2, whole genome shotgun sequence DNA:
- the LOC107807525 gene encoding uncharacterized protein LOC107807525: MDALWNLEDKWKLSTQESVAFLVCTCSLVIGVCIVTAFIKRRAANRRKGLVSQEPCMDIEWSEPKLLSLSSTTVKKVLKSSVRWSSASKWEEKRSRSHTERISPLLVAEDQLEGDSYRWQSHNSDSPVWQRPVLMGEKCQTKSVTPLSVVGGQLEGDSCRWHSDSSNSSVWQRSILMGEKLERVSPLHVFVGQLEGDSDRYQSHNSISHVWQGPILMGDKCQTEKVSSLPVAGGQLEGDSFRWQSHNSNSHVWQRPILMGEKCELPRFSGLILYDERGRPVHHVDNDQFSGYQEKADAVGRTTLRDLF, translated from the exons ATGGATGCTTTATGGAATTTGGAAGACAAATGGAAACTGTCAACTCAAGAATCTGTTGCATTTTTAGTTTGCACTTGTTCTTTAGTCATTGGAGTTTGCATAGTTACTGCTTTTATCAAAAGAAGGGCAGCAAATAGGAGAAAAGGGTTAGTAAGTCAAGAACCATGCATGGATATAGAATGGTCCGAGCCAAAGTTACTGAGTTTGAGTAGTACTACTGTGAAAAAGGTGTTGAAGAGCTCGGTACGGTGGAGCAGCGCGAGCAAGTGGGAGGAGAAAAGAAGCAGGAGTCATACGGAGAGAATTTCTCCGTTGCTTGTTGCTGAAGATCAACTTGAAGGCGATTCTTACAGATGGCAAAGCCATAATTCGGATTCGCCTGTGTGGCAAAGGCCTGTACTTATGGGTGAAAAGTGTCAGACGAAGAGTGTTACTCCGTTATCTGTTGTTGGAGGTCAACTTGAAGGTGATTCTTGCCGGTGGCATAGCGACAGTTCGAATTCGTCTGTGTGGCAAAGGTCTATACTTATGGGCGAAAAGTTGGAGAGAGTTTCCCCGTTGCACGTTTTTGTAGGTCAACTTGAAGGCGATTCTGACCGATATCAGAGCCACAATTCCATTTCACATGTGTGGCAAGGGCCTATACTTATGGGTGACAAGTGTCAGACGGAGAAAGTTTCTTCATTACCTGTTGCTGGAGGTCAACTTGAAGGCGATTCTTTTCGTTGGCAGAGCCACAATTCGAACTCGCATGTGTGGCAAAGGCCTATACTAATGGGAGAAAAGTGTGAGCTTCCAAGATTCAGTGGGCTCATCCTCTATGATGAAAGAGGAAGGCCAGTGCATCATGTTGACAATGATCAATTCAGCGGTTATCAG GAAAAAGCAGACGCTGTTGGGAGAACTACCCTTAGGGACTTGTTTTGA